The Chryseolinea soli genome contains a region encoding:
- a CDS encoding trifunctional MMPL family transporter/lysophospholipid acyltransferase/class I SAM-dependent methyltransferase produces MARIFLSLYDFFQRRKPLFWAVFLGLFALLAAGASQIELEEDITKFFPDDPRVEELNYVFKNSKFVERMVMMVSVKDSTTTPEPDSLIARAEAIAARIDTDLKPYVKQMVTRVDDEKVMEVFRAIQTQLPIFLDEKDYRQLDSLSRPENVQKILNENYQQLISPAGMALKKIIVQDPLGFSFLALKKLRQLQYDENFELYDGYIITKDHRHLLFFIQPVYGPSETGNNTKFIAALNQIVEETTPVNSPVMSSYFGASAVAVGNATQLRSDSMLTVSLMVVLLAVLLIGYFRKKRVPFLILIPVLFGGVFSLCCIYLLKGTVSILALAAGSVILGIAVNYSLHFLAHLKHTHDVKLVIKDLVAPMTLGSATTVLAFFCLQFANAAVLRDLGLFAAFSLIGASLCSLIFLPHFISAQMFPVHAEEEGRIERLLLQFESPKVMVIIILLATPVFLYFAGRVSFNSDMGKLNFMHEETRQAQERLEKVNKASLSAVYVVSTGRTLEEALRKNEQATPVLQSLKDTHALHKFSSVSLFLISDSLQRVRIARWNEFWSPQRKETVMAAVKKEATALKFSQQVIDNFDQLITKAYQPASSEDMSGIRAAFFDDYIIEKDGRATVISLANVDPARKPFVYKQLEATPAQSFDRQMLTNLFVEYVHADFNFIVTFTALLVFGALFLSFGRIELTLITFVPMFITWIWILGIMALAGIEFNIINVMVSTFIFGLGDDYSIFIMDGLQQEYAYGRKNLPSIRISILLSAATTIAGLGVLIFAKHPALRSIASISIIGIVCVFIMSQTLEPYLFRWLITNRTKKGFGPRTWVGILRTGFTYGFFVLGAIALTLIGFVFRLIPFGKKKIKIVYHTLIRYITWALIFFEPTVKKRVIGRQPDTFSKASVIIANHSSVLDILLSTLLHPKLILLTNEWVWKSPVFGGVVRLADYYPVTEGAEEGIERLQARVDEGYSVVVFPEGTRSEDGKLRRFHKGAFFMAEELGVAIQPLLIHGAADAIPKGTFYLNKGELTLKFLPRIEPNDPRFGATYSERTKGISRYFKQEYAALANEIETPDYFAHRLISNYLYKGPVLEWYMRVKLRLEKNYEPFHRMIPHKATILDLGCGYGFLGYMLQFLSPERIITGVDYDEDKIETARHGYARTGRLNFFCADVTQFPLEKYDVIIISDVLHYLETNAQEALLTRCFEALNPGGKLIVRDGNADLKERHKGTKLTEFFSVKLLKFNKSVNALNFVSGQNLTSLARKHGLKVAQQDDAKFTSNVIFVFEKN; encoded by the coding sequence ATGGCCCGGATCTTTCTTTCCCTGTACGATTTCTTTCAGCGGCGCAAGCCCTTGTTCTGGGCGGTGTTCCTGGGGCTGTTCGCCTTGTTGGCGGCGGGCGCATCACAGATCGAACTGGAAGAAGATATCACCAAATTTTTCCCGGACGACCCCCGGGTGGAGGAACTGAACTACGTTTTTAAGAACTCCAAATTCGTGGAGCGCATGGTGATGATGGTGTCGGTGAAAGACAGCACCACCACACCCGAACCCGACAGCCTCATCGCCCGTGCCGAAGCCATCGCCGCCCGCATCGACACGGACCTGAAACCCTATGTGAAGCAAATGGTGACGCGGGTCGACGACGAGAAGGTGATGGAAGTGTTCCGCGCCATCCAAACGCAACTGCCCATCTTCCTCGATGAAAAAGACTACCGGCAGTTGGATTCCTTGAGTCGCCCGGAGAATGTTCAAAAGATATTGAATGAAAATTATCAGCAATTGATCTCGCCGGCGGGCATGGCGTTGAAAAAGATCATTGTACAGGATCCGTTGGGTTTTTCTTTCCTGGCTTTAAAGAAACTGCGTCAACTCCAGTATGACGAAAATTTTGAATTGTACGATGGTTACATCATCACGAAGGATCACCGGCATTTGCTATTTTTTATTCAGCCGGTGTACGGCCCCAGTGAAACGGGCAACAATACAAAATTTATTGCCGCGCTGAACCAGATCGTCGAAGAGACCACACCCGTCAATTCGCCGGTGATGTCGTCTTACTTTGGGGCGTCGGCTGTGGCGGTAGGCAATGCTACACAATTGCGCAGCGACTCGATGCTCACGGTGAGCCTGATGGTCGTGTTGCTGGCCGTGTTGCTGATTGGCTATTTCAGGAAGAAACGCGTGCCGTTTCTGATTCTGATCCCCGTGCTGTTTGGCGGTGTGTTTTCGCTTTGTTGTATCTATCTGTTGAAGGGAACGGTCTCCATCCTGGCCCTGGCGGCGGGTTCGGTCATCCTGGGCATTGCCGTAAACTATTCGTTGCATTTCCTGGCTCACCTGAAGCACACCCACGATGTGAAGCTGGTCATCAAAGACCTGGTGGCCCCCATGACGCTGGGCAGTGCCACCACGGTGCTGGCGTTTTTCTGTCTGCAGTTTGCTAACGCGGCGGTTTTGCGTGACCTGGGTTTGTTTGCAGCGTTCAGTCTGATCGGGGCGTCATTGTGTTCGCTGATTTTTCTGCCGCATTTTATTTCCGCGCAAATGTTCCCCGTTCATGCAGAGGAGGAAGGAAGAATCGAGCGCCTGCTGTTGCAGTTCGAATCGCCTAAAGTGATGGTGATCATCATTCTCCTGGCAACCCCTGTTTTTCTCTACTTCGCAGGACGCGTTTCTTTCAACAGCGACATGGGTAAGTTGAACTTCATGCATGAAGAGACACGCCAGGCCCAGGAGCGTTTGGAGAAGGTAAACAAAGCTTCGCTCAGCGCAGTCTATGTTGTTTCGACGGGACGTACACTCGAAGAGGCCCTCAGGAAAAATGAGCAAGCCACCCCGGTATTGCAATCGTTGAAAGACACCCACGCCCTTCATAAATTTTCCTCCGTATCGCTCTTCCTCATTTCCGATTCGCTCCAACGCGTGCGCATCGCCCGTTGGAATGAATTCTGGTCACCTCAAAGAAAAGAAACGGTGATGGCCGCCGTGAAAAAGGAAGCCACGGCATTGAAGTTTTCACAACAGGTGATCGACAACTTTGATCAACTCATCACCAAGGCCTATCAACCGGCTTCTTCGGAAGACATGTCTGGCATCCGGGCAGCATTTTTTGATGACTACATCATTGAAAAGGATGGCCGCGCGACCGTGATCTCGCTGGCCAACGTCGACCCGGCAAGGAAACCGTTTGTCTACAAACAACTGGAAGCCACCCCCGCACAGTCGTTCGATCGCCAGATGCTCACCAATCTTTTTGTGGAGTATGTGCACGCGGATTTTAATTTCATCGTCACCTTCACCGCCCTGTTGGTGTTTGGGGCGTTGTTCCTTTCGTTTGGCCGCATTGAGCTCACCCTCATCACCTTTGTGCCCATGTTCATTACCTGGATCTGGATCCTCGGCATCATGGCACTGGCGGGTATTGAATTCAACATCATCAACGTGATGGTGTCGACGTTCATTTTTGGCTTGGGCGACGACTACAGCATTTTCATCATGGACGGGTTGCAACAGGAATATGCCTATGGCAGGAAAAACCTCCCGTCGATTCGCATCTCCATATTGTTGTCGGCGGCCACCACCATTGCCGGGTTGGGCGTGTTGATCTTTGCCAAGCACCCGGCCCTGCGGTCCATTGCTTCTATCTCCATCATCGGCATTGTCTGCGTGTTTATCATGTCGCAGACGCTGGAGCCGTATTTGTTTCGCTGGCTCATCACGAATCGCACAAAGAAAGGCTTTGGACCAAGGACCTGGGTTGGGATTTTGCGCACGGGTTTTACTTATGGATTTTTTGTTCTCGGTGCCATAGCACTTACGTTGATCGGATTTGTTTTTCGCTTGATCCCTTTCGGGAAAAAGAAAATAAAGATCGTGTATCATACCCTGATCCGGTACATCACCTGGGCGCTCATCTTTTTCGAACCCACCGTGAAGAAAAGAGTGATCGGTCGCCAGCCGGATACGTTTTCAAAAGCCAGTGTGATCATTGCCAATCACTCGTCGGTGCTCGATATTTTGCTTTCCACCTTGCTCCATCCCAAACTGATTTTGCTCACCAACGAGTGGGTTTGGAAATCGCCCGTATTTGGCGGGGTTGTGCGATTGGCTGATTACTACCCGGTGACGGAGGGAGCCGAAGAGGGCATCGAGCGATTGCAGGCGCGTGTGGACGAGGGATATTCTGTGGTCGTGTTCCCCGAGGGCACGCGATCCGAGGACGGCAAGCTGCGGCGCTTTCATAAGGGAGCATTCTTTATGGCCGAGGAACTCGGTGTCGCCATTCAGCCGTTACTCATTCATGGGGCAGCGGATGCCATTCCCAAGGGAACGTTCTATCTCAACAAAGGCGAACTCACCCTGAAATTTCTTCCGCGCATCGAACCCAACGATCCTCGTTTTGGAGCAACCTATTCCGAGCGCACCAAGGGGATCAGTCGCTATTTCAAGCAAGAATATGCGGCCCTGGCGAACGAGATCGAAACGCCGGATTATTTTGCCCATCGGTTGATCTCGAATTATCTCTACAAGGGCCCGGTGTTGGAGTGGTATATGCGCGTGAAACTGCGGTTGGAGAAGAATTACGAGCCTTTTCATCGCATGATCCCGCATAAAGCGACCATCCTGGACCTTGGCTGCGGCTACGGATTTCTCGGCTATATGCTGCAATTCCTTTCACCGGAGCGCATCATCACCGGCGTGGATTATGATGAAGATAAGATCGAGACGGCCCGTCATGGTTACGCGCGAACCGGGCGTTTGAATTTCTTCTGCGCCGACGTCACACAATTTCCGTTGGAGAAATATGACGTGATCATCATCAGCGACGTGCTGCACTACCTGGAAACAAATGCACAGGAAGCCTTGCTGACGCGGTGTTTCGAGGCGTTGAACCCTGGCGGCAAACTCATTGTGCGCGATGGCAATGCCGATCTGAAAGAGCGCCACAAGGGTACGAAGCTCACGGAATTCTTCTCGGTGAAGCTCCTCAAGTTCAACAAGTCGGTCAATGCCCTGAATTTTGTTTCGGGCCAAAACCTTACATCCCTTGCCCGGAAACACGGTCTAAAAGTAGCGCAGCAGGATGATGCAAAGTTTACCTCGAATGTTATTTTTGTGTTTGAAAAAAATTGA
- a CDS encoding C45 family autoproteolytic acyltransferase/hydolase, with translation MLKKFLKVLAWIFGIFVLLIAALLIYVRAVAVTSPPMITPTDAFDEAVTQPDSGLYKWKNDWFRKSESGLYELYVEGPPYERGVANGKLTHDLVQYQEQVFTDQIHRLVPSDFYLGMLKYFVGWFNRDLADNISTEYKQEIYGVSQAASHDFDDIADPYQRILNYHAAHDIGHALQNMSLVGCTSFATWGDQSEDSTLIIGRNFDFYVGDEFARDKIIAFYNPTKGHKFMMVTFGGMTGVLSGMNDQGLTVTINAAKSEIPSASATPVSLVAREILQYATNIKEAQGIAAKRKMFVAESFLIGSARDGKAAIIEKTPDGMDFFETKENYIISTNHFQGKTLGETQLNKDHMATSASPYRFKRVKELLAQQGKNSVQKTAVILRNQQGLGGEDIGMGNEKAINQLVAHHGIIFQPEKGLVWISTAPWQLGKFVCYDLHKIFAKNMTANEEIIEQDLTIPADSFLLTNAYRQYVKFHPYRFPFNPRTDLIPDSLVKWNPQSYHAYMLAGDFYVDHKEWKKAMPFYEEGLKKEVATQQEREHMQKNLEHCKAGIK, from the coding sequence ATGCTCAAGAAGTTTCTTAAAGTACTGGCCTGGATATTCGGCATCTTCGTGCTGCTCATCGCAGCGCTGTTGATCTATGTGCGGGCCGTGGCCGTAACGTCACCCCCGATGATCACGCCGACCGATGCCTTTGACGAGGCCGTGACCCAACCGGATTCGGGTCTTTATAAATGGAAGAACGACTGGTTCCGCAAAAGCGAAAGCGGTCTCTATGAGTTGTATGTCGAAGGACCACCCTATGAACGCGGCGTGGCCAACGGCAAACTCACTCACGATCTGGTGCAATACCAGGAACAAGTGTTCACCGATCAGATCCATCGCCTGGTGCCATCGGATTTCTATCTCGGTATGTTGAAATATTTTGTAGGCTGGTTCAACCGCGACCTCGCCGACAACATCTCAACGGAATACAAACAGGAGATCTACGGCGTATCCCAAGCGGCTTCTCACGACTTCGACGATATCGCCGATCCGTATCAACGCATCCTCAACTATCACGCAGCGCACGACATCGGGCATGCTTTGCAGAACATGTCACTGGTAGGCTGTACGTCTTTTGCCACATGGGGTGATCAGTCGGAGGACAGCACGCTGATCATCGGTCGTAATTTTGATTTTTATGTGGGCGATGAATTTGCACGCGACAAGATCATCGCCTTCTACAACCCCACAAAAGGTCACAAGTTCATGATGGTGACATTTGGGGGCATGACGGGTGTGTTGTCCGGTATGAACGATCAAGGCCTCACTGTCACGATCAACGCCGCAAAGTCGGAGATCCCTTCCGCTTCGGCCACACCGGTGTCGCTGGTAGCGCGCGAGATCTTGCAATATGCAACCAACATCAAGGAAGCCCAGGGCATCGCCGCCAAGCGAAAAATGTTCGTCGCCGAATCGTTTCTCATTGGCTCAGCCCGCGATGGCAAGGCGGCCATCATCGAGAAAACGCCCGACGGCATGGATTTTTTTGAGACGAAAGAAAACTACATCATCAGCACCAATCATTTTCAGGGTAAGACGTTGGGCGAGACGCAACTAAATAAAGACCATATGGCCACGAGCGCTTCCCCGTATCGCTTCAAGCGCGTAAAAGAATTGCTGGCACAACAGGGAAAGAACTCCGTACAAAAAACGGCGGTCATCCTCCGGAACCAGCAAGGGCTGGGTGGCGAAGATATCGGCATGGGCAATGAGAAAGCCATCAACCAACTCGTGGCCCATCACGGCATCATCTTCCAACCCGAAAAAGGTTTGGTGTGGATCTCCACTGCCCCGTGGCAACTGGGCAAGTTTGTGTGCTACGATCTCCACAAGATCTTTGCAAAGAACATGACGGCCAATGAAGAGATCATCGAACAAGATCTGACGATCCCCGCCGATTCATTTTTGCTGACAAACGCCTACCGGCAATACGTCAAATTTCACCCCTATAGATTTCCCTTCAATCCGCGGACAGACTTGATACCCGACAGCCTGGTGAAGTGGAATCCGCAGTCGTACCACGCCTACATGCTGGCCGGCGATTTCTATGTGGATCATAAAGAATGGAAAAAAGCGATGCCGTTTTATGAAGAGGGATTGAAAAAAGAAGTGGCTACCCAACAAGAGCGGGAGCACATGCAAAAAAATCTGGAACATTGTAAAGCCGGTATCAAATGA
- a CDS encoding glycosyltransferase family 2 protein, with the protein MEPAAFQALCKQKKVCVLVPTYNNEQTVGQVIRDVLEYTDQVIVVCDGATDSTPEILKQFPQIDLVSYLPNKGKGYALRQGFKRAVDMGYDYAITIDSDGQHFAVDLPKFITALEEHPAAVIIGVRNMDQASVPGKSSFGHKFSNFWFWVETGLKRNDTQSGYRLYPVKLLERTSFITRKFEFEIEVLVRSSWRGIEMAEVPVRVFYAPREERISHFRPFKDFTRISILNTFLVTIALLYIHPRDFFRSFKKKNSVSSSASSYSRSMNPTPSKPSR; encoded by the coding sequence ATGGAACCAGCAGCATTCCAAGCGTTATGTAAGCAAAAGAAAGTATGCGTACTGGTACCGACCTACAACAATGAACAGACGGTCGGCCAGGTGATCCGCGACGTGTTGGAATATACCGACCAGGTGATCGTGGTCTGCGACGGCGCGACGGATTCTACGCCTGAAATCTTAAAACAATTTCCTCAAATCGATCTCGTCAGTTATCTCCCCAACAAAGGAAAAGGTTACGCCCTGCGGCAAGGGTTTAAGCGCGCCGTGGATATGGGATACGACTATGCTATTACGATCGATTCGGATGGACAACACTTTGCCGTGGACCTTCCCAAATTCATCACAGCATTGGAAGAGCATCCGGCGGCAGTGATCATTGGTGTGCGCAACATGGACCAGGCCAGCGTGCCGGGCAAGAGCAGCTTTGGGCACAAGTTCTCCAACTTCTGGTTTTGGGTGGAGACAGGGTTGAAACGCAACGACACACAAAGCGGCTACCGGCTTTACCCGGTGAAACTGTTAGAAAGGACTTCTTTCATCACGCGGAAATTCGAATTCGAGATCGAGGTGCTGGTGCGTTCGTCGTGGCGCGGCATCGAGATGGCGGAAGTGCCGGTGCGGGTTTTCTATGCGCCCCGCGAAGAGCGGATTTCGCATTTCCGGCCGTTCAAGGATTTTACGCGCATCAGCATTTTAAACACGTTCCTGGTCACCATCGCCCTGTTGTACATCCACCCCCGCGACTTCTTCAGGAGCTTTAAAAAAAAAAATTCAGTGAGTTCGTCCGCGAGCAGTTATTCGCGGAGCATGAATCCGACGCCGTCAAAGCCCTCTCGGTAG
- a CDS encoding LolA family protein — MRDIRTTIFFKTLGLLMSIGLLISHPAKAQYTGFKPVADLAAFKKQFATESAKVSTITSNFTQVKTLTALTETITSTGKFWFQRSNRVRIDYQKPFHYLIVMNGDKMLVKNDQKENRINVKSNKLFQQVNRIMIDCVQGTILDSKDFTTKVFENDKGYLLEMTPTSKALKEFFQTIVLQVEKKDYTARSIEMNEPSGDKTVISFTDKTLNTTLSDALFSL; from the coding sequence ATGCGTGATATAAGAACAACCATTTTTTTCAAGACGCTGGGATTGCTCATGAGCATCGGGTTGCTGATTTCCCATCCCGCGAAAGCGCAATACACCGGCTTCAAACCGGTGGCCGACCTGGCGGCGTTCAAAAAACAATTCGCCACCGAGTCGGCAAAAGTGTCGACGATCACCAGCAACTTTACCCAGGTAAAAACGCTGACGGCACTCACGGAGACGATCACGTCCACCGGTAAATTCTGGTTTCAGCGCAGCAACCGCGTGCGCATCGATTATCAAAAGCCCTTTCACTACCTGATCGTGATGAACGGCGACAAAATGCTCGTCAAGAACGATCAGAAAGAAAACCGGATCAACGTAAAATCCAATAAGCTCTTTCAACAGGTCAATCGCATCATGATCGATTGTGTGCAGGGCACCATCCTCGATAGTAAAGATTTTACCACGAAAGTGTTCGAGAACGACAAAGGCTATTTGCTGGAGATGACCCCCACTTCGAAAGCGTTGAAGGAATTCTTTCAAACCATCGTGTTGCAGGTGGAGAAAAAAGATTACACGGCCCGGTCTATCGAAATGAATGAACCCTCGGGCGACAAAACGGTGATCTCGTTTACCGACAAAACCTTAAACACCACCCTGTCCGATGCGCTGTTTTCTCTTTAG
- a CDS encoding phytoene desaturase family protein, whose amino-acid sequence MNEYDVVIVGSGLGGLACGTILAKEGYKVIVLEKNKQIGGNLQTYVRDRVIFDSGVHYVGGLDKGQNLYQLFRYLGIMDKLKLRKMDEDVFDAIMFEGDPVVYKYAQGYENFISTMVGYFPDDEAAIRAYCDKIREVCLQFPLYNLRSGGGLFDKMSALETDTKTYLESITDNKKLQSVLAGNNLLYAGSAYKTPLYVHALIVNSYIESSYRFVNGGSQIARYLHREINSRGGKIVKHIKVVKFQEEDGEIRYVETDKGERFYGKQFISNIHPAQTLEMVESQVIKKAYRHRIMNLENSIGTFYVNVVMKKDSFKHLNHNYYYFETQDPWAVVNYNAENWPMGFALFYTTSSMNDEYTDGVTIMAYMRYEDVEKWKDTFNTVSEEESRGEDYDEFKREKSEILIDYVDRKFPGFRDAIHSYTSATPLSARDYIGTSDGSLYGLTKDYRDPLKTFISPRTKIPNLLLTGQNLNLHGVLGVTVSSVLTCSQLLGMDYLIEKIKNAQEVS is encoded by the coding sequence ATGAACGAATACGATGTGGTGATTGTGGGGAGTGGCCTCGGGGGCCTGGCGTGTGGCACGATCCTGGCAAAGGAGGGCTACAAGGTCATTGTGCTGGAAAAGAACAAACAGATCGGCGGCAATTTGCAGACCTATGTGCGCGACCGCGTGATCTTCGACTCCGGCGTCCATTATGTGGGCGGCTTGGATAAGGGCCAGAACCTCTATCAGCTTTTCCGCTACCTGGGCATCATGGACAAGCTCAAACTCCGGAAGATGGACGAAGATGTGTTTGATGCCATTATGTTTGAAGGCGACCCCGTGGTGTACAAATACGCCCAAGGCTATGAAAACTTCATCAGCACGATGGTCGGTTACTTTCCCGATGATGAAGCGGCCATTCGCGCCTACTGTGACAAGATCAGGGAAGTGTGTCTCCAATTCCCGCTTTACAACCTCCGTAGCGGCGGCGGATTGTTCGATAAAATGTCGGCATTGGAAACCGACACCAAGACCTATCTGGAATCGATCACCGACAATAAAAAACTGCAGAGCGTGCTGGCCGGCAACAACCTGCTCTATGCCGGGTCGGCCTATAAGACACCGCTTTATGTTCACGCCCTCATTGTGAACAGCTACATTGAAAGCTCGTATCGTTTTGTGAATGGCGGCTCGCAGATCGCGCGCTACCTGCACCGCGAAATAAATTCGAGGGGCGGCAAGATCGTGAAGCATATCAAAGTCGTGAAATTCCAGGAAGAAGACGGCGAGATCCGGTATGTGGAAACCGATAAAGGCGAACGCTTTTATGGCAAGCAATTCATCTCGAACATCCATCCCGCCCAAACGTTGGAAATGGTGGAGAGCCAGGTCATCAAAAAAGCCTACCGTCACCGTATTATGAATCTGGAGAACTCCATCGGCACGTTCTATGTGAACGTGGTGATGAAGAAGGACAGTTTTAAACACCTTAACCACAATTATTATTATTTCGAAACCCAGGATCCTTGGGCAGTGGTGAACTACAACGCCGAAAACTGGCCCATGGGCTTTGCCCTTTTCTACACCACCTCCTCGATGAATGATGAGTATACCGATGGTGTCACCATCATGGCCTATATGCGCTACGAGGATGTGGAAAAATGGAAGGATACATTCAACACCGTGTCTGAAGAAGAGAGCCGTGGTGAGGATTATGACGAGTTTAAGCGGGAGAAATCGGAAATCCTGATCGACTATGTGGACCGCAAGTTCCCCGGCTTCCGCGACGCTATCCATTCCTATACGTCGGCCACCCCGCTGTCGGCCCGCGATTACATCGGCACCAGCGACGGCTCCTTGTACGGTTTGACAAAAGATTATCGCGACCCCCTCAAGACCTTCATTTCGCCACGCACCAAAATACCCAACTTATTGTTGACGGGACAGAATCTCAATCTTCACGGGGTGTTGGGTGTAACGGTAAGCTCCGTGCTCACTTGCTCGCAGCTGTTGGGAATGGACTATCTCATCGAAAAGATCAAGAATGCTCAAGAAGTTTCTTAA
- a CDS encoding 3-hydroxyacyl-ACP dehydratase: MMLLNDFYTLSHHEATPGTVKATLALRRDHKIFEGHFPGLPIVPGVCMMQIVRELMEVTTKKTLRIAEADNMKFLSVINPDQNKDVEASLSYTEEPGQWIVNATLFAGAVTFFKLKATLKIA, from the coding sequence ATGATGTTGCTCAACGATTTTTATACGCTCTCACACCACGAAGCCACACCCGGCACCGTGAAAGCCACGCTTGCCCTCCGCCGCGACCACAAGATCTTCGAGGGTCACTTTCCCGGCTTGCCCATCGTGCCCGGGGTGTGCATGATGCAGATCGTACGCGAGTTGATGGAGGTCACCACCAAAAAGACCTTGCGCATCGCCGAAGCCGATAACATGAAGTTTCTTTCTGTGATCAACCCCGATCAGAACAAAGATGTTGAGGCCAGTCTTTCTTATACGGAGGAGCCCGGCCAATGGATCGTGAACGCCACGCTGTTTGCCGGTGCGGTCACCTTCTTCAAATTAAAAGCCACGCTGAAAATTGCCTGA
- a CDS encoding polysaccharide deacetylase family protein, with protein sequence MLKYKTITIVFIVTLAAILVYDAMETLPWWCYLILAIIYLGIVGYGTSVLSAQFFLPVRYKGDQASNSIAITFDDGPIPGNTEKALEILKTRGVKAAFFCIGNRIAAHPQLTKEIHSAGHLVCNHSYWHAATFDLQTAAQIGKELTDTDKVIEETIGARPAFFRPPYGVTNPMLASAVKKGGYKTIGWSVRSFDTVSKDAAMLMQRVTKSLKGGDVVLFHDYCDITLEILPAFLDHVAKRGLKIVRVDELLNERAYA encoded by the coding sequence ATGCTGAAATACAAAACCATCACGATCGTGTTCATCGTTACCCTGGCAGCCATACTGGTGTACGATGCCATGGAAACTTTGCCGTGGTGGTGCTATTTGATCCTGGCGATTATTTACTTAGGTATAGTCGGATATGGGACCTCGGTATTGTCGGCGCAGTTTTTTCTCCCGGTGCGATACAAGGGTGATCAAGCGTCCAACAGCATCGCCATCACGTTCGATGATGGGCCTATTCCGGGCAACACCGAGAAAGCCCTGGAGATCTTAAAGACGCGCGGCGTGAAGGCAGCGTTCTTCTGCATCGGCAACCGCATTGCTGCTCATCCTCAATTAACAAAAGAGATCCATTCCGCAGGCCACTTGGTCTGCAATCATAGCTACTGGCATGCCGCCACGTTCGATCTGCAGACCGCTGCGCAAATAGGCAAAGAGTTGACCGATACCGACAAGGTCATCGAAGAAACCATTGGGGCAAGACCCGCTTTCTTTCGCCCTCCCTATGGCGTGACCAACCCCATGCTGGCCTCAGCCGTGAAGAAGGGCGGATACAAAACCATCGGGTGGAGCGTGCGGTCATTCGACACCGTGAGCAAGGACGCCGCCATGTTGATGCAGCGCGTGACAAAATCCCTGAAAGGTGGCGACGTCGTGCTGTTTCATGACTACTGTGATATCACCCTGGAGATACTCCCCGCGTTCCTGGATCACGTGGCAAAACGTGGATTGAAAATTGTGAGGGTAGATGAATTATTGAACGAGCGAGCATATGCGTGA
- a CDS encoding DUF2062 domain-containing protein, translating to MGIVPLWGFQLIIAIALSFALKLNKALVIIAANISIPPMIPVILFLSHYTGRIWMGEKAQYLSFSKDITLELMWQNFFQYVLGATTLAVVAGVIFGGLTYVGLKLFKRRQS from the coding sequence ATGGGCATCGTTCCCTTGTGGGGATTTCAGTTGATCATTGCCATAGCGCTATCGTTTGCTTTGAAATTGAACAAGGCGCTGGTCATTATCGCGGCCAACATCAGCATACCGCCCATGATCCCGGTCATCCTCTTTTTGAGCCATTACACAGGCCGGATTTGGATGGGCGAGAAGGCACAGTACCTCTCGTTCAGCAAGGACATCACGCTGGAGCTGATGTGGCAAAACTTTTTCCAATATGTTCTCGGTGCCACCACGCTGGCTGTCGTGGCAGGTGTTATTTTTGGGGGATTGACCTACGTGGGGTTGAAACTCTTTAAGCGTCGGCAATCCTGA